From the genome of Rhodohalobacter sp. SW132:
AATAAGATCGTCAGGCATCAGTTTTTTTGAAATACTCTTTTAAATGGAGTTAAATTTAATATATTGCAATGTAGTGCAGTGTCACTTAAAATACGAAATCATTCCGTAGCATTAAACTATAATATCATCACGAATACCGGAATTGGGATGACCGGTCTGAGAGTTTAATAAATTTAGGTTTTACAATTTTAACGACATACAATTTTTAAGGCCACAACACACAACATTTACGGCTGGGGGAACCCGAGAGTGGTAGCGCGGTAGAACTCTATCTCCAATGTTGGATATGGTTTTAGGATGAAGAGGAAAAACTAAGAGACCGATACGTTGTATACACAATCAAATCAATCGTTTTTTAACAGCGAATCGATATTTGTTGTCGATATCGATTCACTCTACATATTGGACGCAAATTCACATGCAATTGAACAGTATGGCTATTCGATTGATGAGCTGAAATCAAAAAAAATTACTGATCTTGGCAAACGAGTAGAACTGACTGGATTTGAAGGCCCGGACCTGGATCAATCCGTGATTCATCCAAGGGACGTATGGGTTCACCGAAGTAAAGATGGGACTGAATGGATGGTTCAGATGACTCACCAAAAATTCAGGCATGCCGGCAGAGCTGTCAAAATGGCCATTGCGCATAATATCGACCATCTTATATCTGATGATGAGGTTCAGATCAGCCGATTGCCAAAAATTGACCTGATCCGTACACAGATGCCATTTGGGCTGATTGAGTGGAATTCAAAGCTGGTTGTACAGGATTTTTCTGAAAAAGCAGAGATGATATTTAGTGCTGATCATGCAGAAGTCATCGGGAAAAAAGCGGAAGATCTCTTATTTCTGCCGGATAAATTTGTAAATCAATTTCGCGAACGAATTTCATCCCGAATTGAAAACGGGGATACTTATTTTGTGATAGAATCAAAAATTGAAGATCCGCTCTACGATCAGAAAATCTGTTTGTGGCATAACACGGTTATGCGCAGTGAAAATGGGGAGCTGTTGAGCGTGTATTCGCTGATTGAAGATGTCACCGATCAGAGAAAATCGTATGTTGAACTTCAGAAGTCGGAAACCAAATTCCGTGTGATGAACGAACAGTCGTTCGTTGGAATCTATATTCTGAAAGACCGGTCATTTGTGTATGCAAATCCCAGGCTGACTGAAATTACCGGTTATAGTGAAAAGGAGCTTCTGGACGATATTAAATTCAGGGATCTCGTTCATCCAGATGACATTGCACATGTGAATGAACAGCGTAAAATCTGGGAGGCAAATCCTAAAGAATCGTATGATTTCAGCATAAGAATCATCTCAAAATCAGGGGAGGTTCTGCACATTAAGACATACGGTTCATCCATTGAAAAGGATGGTGAACGGGCTCTTTTAGGTGTTGTAACTGATCAGACCCAGCAGATAAAAGCCCTCGAAAGTTACCAGTCTCTTTTCGATTGTATAAACGACAGTATGTACATCCAGGATGTAGACGGAACGTTTATTGAGGTTAATAAAGAGGTCGAAAATACCACCGGATACTCAAAAGAAGAGATTATCGGGAAAGATCCTTCATTTCTCGCTGCTCCCGGAAAAGTGGATATGGAGGACGCAAACCGAAAGTTTAAAAAAGCTCTCACCGGTAAACCTCAGTCATTCCGGTGGTGGGGGAAAAAGAAAAACGGTGAGATATACCCAAAAGACATCAAACTTTCACAAGGTAATTTTTTTGGTCAGGATGTTGTGATCGCCGTTGCAAGAGATGTAACGGAACAGGTGCGGCGGGAAGAGGAGTTGAAGCGCAACGAGGAGTTATTTGAACAGCTTTTCAGAAATTCGCCTCTCGGTATTGCCATGCTGAACAGGGATTCTGAAATTGTGCAGGTGAACGACAGTTTTGAGTCGATGTTCGGGTATTCGGAAGATGAAATTGTAGGGGAAAACCTGGATGATCTGATTGTACCTGAATCAGAGATCGAAGAAGCTAAGGCCTTGTCTGACCGTAAAACCACATTTACACTCACTAAAAGAAGAAAGACAAAATCGGGCGAGCTGATTGATGTATTTATCTATGGTGTGCCAGTTGTGATTGACGGGGAGACAATTGCAATCTATGGAATATATACCGACATCACCGATCGTATTCGTGCCGAAGATAAAGTAAAGCAGTCTCTGGAGGAGAAAGAGATTCTGCTTGCCGAGATTCACCACCGGGTGAAAAACAATCTTGCCGTGATCACCGGGTTACTGGAGCTTCAATTTCACAATCTTGAAAGTGCTGAAGCGAAGAGCGCACTCCGCGATAGCCAGATGCGAATTAACTCCATGGCCCTGATTCACGAAAAACTATATCAGAATGAAAGTCTGTCGAATATCGATTTTGGGGTGTATATCGATGAGCTGGTTCGTGTGATTGTGAAATCTCACAGCAAAGAAGGGGTTAATGTAAATGTGAAGATGGAGGCGGACCCCATTGATTTACCCATTACCAAAGCGATTCCGTGCGGACTGATTATCAACGAGATTGTGACCAACTCAATGAAATATGCATTTCCGGCCGATCATGAAAACCCTGAGATTGCCATTCAGCTGAAGCAGAAAAACGGAGGGGCACAAATACTGATCTCCGATAACGGTATTGGCTTGGAGAAACCGTTCGAGCAGATGGGTGGGAATTCCCTGGGTACACTGCTCATCCGAACTCTCAGCAGCCAGCTTGAGGCGGAAATGGATGTAGACGGCTCCGATGGGACCTGCTATAAATTGTCCTTTGATCTCGAGAAATCGTAAGAAGGTACTTCCCGGAACCTTATCAACGAAAAAATTTCGCGAATTCTCCGATGACTGATTTTGGATGACTTAGCACTGATACGACACTTTCTCAAATTGAATATTTGCCATTCCGATGCTATTTGCTTGAAAGGAAAAAACTCCCGTCCCTCTAAATTTTCTCTATGACAGGCAATTATTTAAAGCGGAACGTTTCATGTTCAAATTGCAGAAGCAGGTCTGTAAGAGAAGCGAATGCCCGCGCAGACCGGCCGGCAGTCCACTTTGCTTCTCTCCAGTATACGCCTGAATTTGATTTTGAGTGACTCTCACTCATCCAGTCTACACGTCCGGTCACGGTCCCATCTGCTATTAACAGGTTGTATCGTACATATGTAGTCAATCCTATATCGCGCCCTTCTGTATTGATGCTCATCAATTCCCGGTCTCTTTCAATGCGGTGCCCCTCTCTGATTAGAGTTTCTGAAATCGTATCAAAAAGTTCATCATCAGACAATGATGTCTCAATAATCACCTGATTTGCCTCAGAGGGTATTTGATTTGATACTCTTTCATCAATTATATCCTGTGTATGAATGCACGATACAAAAATGAATAGTAACGAGCTTAGGAAATACGTTTTTTTCAAGGTGAACCATCTTTTTTCTGATTATATGTACATACTCACTTGCATAAATGCCGATAATAGGCAAAAAACAATAGTGGTTCAATTCCCCGATCCCATGAGCAGGTAATGATTTTAATATCATCTCTGAAAAGCATTCCATCATTCTGTACAATATTTGTACAATCCCTCTTTACCTAAATATTACCTTCATAATTTAAAATTATATTGAATAAAGGTGCAATCTAAAAATCAACGATTGGGGCATTATGGGAAAAGAAATCAAGTCACCATTTTTTAATAAATTATCAAGACGTGAATTTGTAAAAGCATCATCCATAACGGCAGGAGGTCTTTTACTGGGATCATTGCCGCTCGGTACGTCGGCTTATGCAGCCGGCAGTGATATGCTGAAAATAGCACTGATCGGATGCGGCAGCAGAGGGACAGGTGCCGCGGCTAACGCATTGAGTTCAACTGAGGGAGTACAGCTTGTTGCAATGGCGGATATCCTGGAAGAACAGCTTGCTGACAGCTATAGAATATTGTCCACCCGCTATGCTGATACGGATAAAGTAAATGTGCCGGAAGAGCATAAATTTGTTGGGTTTGATGGTTTTAAAGATGCAATCTCACTGGCGGATGTTGTGCTTCTCACAACTCCAACATTTTTCAGGCCGCTCCATTTTGATGAGGCAGTCCACCAGGGAAAGCACGTTTTCATGGAGAAACCGGTAGCTGTTGATCCTGCAGGTGTTCGCCGGGTGCTTGAAGCCGGTAAGAAGGCGAAGGAGCAGAATCTGAACGTGGTGGTAGGTCTGCAGAGACGTTATGATATGCGCTACCGCGAACTTCACAGGCGCCTGCAGGATGGTCAGATCGGAGAGATTATTTCGGGACAGGTTTACTGGAACCAGGGCCCGTTTTTTATCCGGGAACGACAGCCGGGATGGTCAGAGCTTGAACATCAGATAAGAAATCATTTTCATTTTATCTGGCAGGCAGGCGATCAGGTTCTGGATCAGATGATTCACAACATCGATGTGGCAAACTGGTACCTGGGTGAGCATCCGGTCACTGCACAGGGTATGGGCGGACGCGAAGTGCGGACCGGTAAGGAGTACGGGCAGATTTTTGATCACAATTTTATCGAATATACCTATCCGAGCGGTGCCGTTATTTCTGCACAGTGCCGGCAGATACCGGGTGTTTTTAATATCGTAACCGAGCGGTTCAACGGCAGCAAAGGATTTCTGTCGACCGGCGGGCCCGAAGGCCCCACGATACACGACCGAAGAAAGAATGAACTATTTCGGTATGAGGGTGAGGACGATCCGAGTCCGTATGATCATGAACACGTAGAGCTGTTTGATGCGATACGGAGCGGGAATACAATCGACAATACGGAATACGCATCTATATCAACCATGACCGCAATTATGGGCTTTATGGCAACCTATTCCGGGCAATTTCTGGAATGGGATGAAGCTTTGAATTCAGATAAACGAATGTATCCGCACCATGACCTGCTGCCGGAAGATGTGACCTGGGATACCCCGGCTCCGGTACAGCCGAAAGAAGATGGATACTATCCGGTTCCGGTGCCCGGCGTAACTGAAGTACTCTGATTTTAAATTTTGTTATGCAAAATCAGATGATCGGAATTCAGGGTTGTTTCCCGTTTCGATGTGGTAATATTTAGTTCATTAAATTTGAATTGACCCGGCTGCTCAACAAATGTTAATCCTGTAATTTGTTTAACAGACGAATTCCGTTCATCATCGCCCGCCCGTCGTGGTAATTTGTTTTCCAGATATGACCTTTGGCGTCGTACCTGGAGTCGGGCGATTTATCCAGGCCGGATTCATACCACCCACCATATTCGTGATCGATGAAATATTCGTTAATGTAGTCCCACATCTGCAGGAAATAGCGTTGATACTCCATTTCATCATCCGGGTATAGCAATGACATCAGCAGCAGTGCATTTAATCCTTCTGCCTGTGCCCACCATGTTTTTGTATCACGAACAACAACAAGATCTTCGTCTTTATCGAAATAATACCCTCCATCATAAAAACCCCCATTTTCATGATCCCAACCGGTTTTGAGCGAGTGATCCACCATCTGTTTTGCATAGTGGTGTGTCGTGGAATCATTCCGGATTCCAAGTGTTTCCGAGGCTTCGATCATTAAAAAAGCTGTTTCTACATCGTGCCCGAAAGAGACGTGGTCGAAATAGTAATTTTCCTCTCTGACCTGATCCGATGAATCGCGGTAAGACACCGGTGTCCAGTCCGCTTCAGAAAAGAGTACCAGGTAACCCGGGTCGATTCGGATGGTATCCCGTATGAGTGTAAGCATTTCGTTTAGCCGCTCTTCCAGCAGGGGATCGGGCCATACATGGTAAAGTTCTGTAAACGCTTCAAGCAGGTGAATGGATGAGTTTTGATCTTTTGGGGGAGTGCGATCGAGTCCGGTTGTGAGCGGAGTTCCGTCCCGTTCCATAATATTGAAATAACCACCATGTTCGGCATCGTATGAATGGGTTTCAAGCCATTGGAAAGTATCAACTGCCAGTTCAAGGGCATCCTGATTGCCGGTTGCCTTTACGTATGCTGCCAAACCGTAGATCGCAAAAGCATTTCCATAGGCCTCTTTTATCGTGCGGTCGTTGAGATTTTGCACAACCGAGTCTTCTCTGCTGACCTGGTTATAAAAACCGCCATATTCCTGATCCCACATCACTTCTTTTAAATAGTGGAATCCGTGTTCAGCGGCTTTTAGTAAACGGTCAGTTTCCTTGTCATCAACAAACTCAGCAGCAATGGATGCTGTCCAGATGAGCCGGGACTGCGATACAATCATCCGTGGCTGCTGATCGTCCGCATTCCACTGGTAATTAAACCGGGTGTTGAATCCTCCGGATTCTTCATCCACTGATGCCGGATACCACGGATTTAAGATGTGATTCATCAGATGAGATTTAAACTCCCCGGAGAGCGACTTCCGTAATTCAGGATCAAGCGTGCCGGCAGGATTTCCGGCATGTTCATCACTGGCATTACATGCAGCAAATATCAGAACGGGCAGTAGAATGACAATTAAAATAAAACTGGTCATCTTTGTGAGTCTAACTCTGTAGTTGAACATTATTAGCGGAAAA
Proteins encoded in this window:
- a CDS encoding AGE family epimerase/isomerase produces the protein MTSFILIVILLPVLIFAACNASDEHAGNPAGTLDPELRKSLSGEFKSHLMNHILNPWYPASVDEESGGFNTRFNYQWNADDQQPRMIVSQSRLIWTASIAAEFVDDKETDRLLKAAEHGFHYLKEVMWDQEYGGFYNQVSREDSVVQNLNDRTIKEAYGNAFAIYGLAAYVKATGNQDALELAVDTFQWLETHSYDAEHGGYFNIMERDGTPLTTGLDRTPPKDQNSSIHLLEAFTELYHVWPDPLLEERLNEMLTLIRDTIRIDPGYLVLFSEADWTPVSYRDSSDQVREENYYFDHVSFGHDVETAFLMIEASETLGIRNDSTTHHYAKQMVDHSLKTGWDHENGGFYDGGYYFDKDEDLVVVRDTKTWWAQAEGLNALLLMSLLYPDDEMEYQRYFLQMWDYINEYFIDHEYGGWYESGLDKSPDSRYDAKGHIWKTNYHDGRAMMNGIRLLNKLQD
- a CDS encoding PAS domain S-box protein; its protein translation is MYTQSNQSFFNSESIFVVDIDSLYILDANSHAIEQYGYSIDELKSKKITDLGKRVELTGFEGPDLDQSVIHPRDVWVHRSKDGTEWMVQMTHQKFRHAGRAVKMAIAHNIDHLISDDEVQISRLPKIDLIRTQMPFGLIEWNSKLVVQDFSEKAEMIFSADHAEVIGKKAEDLLFLPDKFVNQFRERISSRIENGDTYFVIESKIEDPLYDQKICLWHNTVMRSENGELLSVYSLIEDVTDQRKSYVELQKSETKFRVMNEQSFVGIYILKDRSFVYANPRLTEITGYSEKELLDDIKFRDLVHPDDIAHVNEQRKIWEANPKESYDFSIRIISKSGEVLHIKTYGSSIEKDGERALLGVVTDQTQQIKALESYQSLFDCINDSMYIQDVDGTFIEVNKEVENTTGYSKEEIIGKDPSFLAAPGKVDMEDANRKFKKALTGKPQSFRWWGKKKNGEIYPKDIKLSQGNFFGQDVVIAVARDVTEQVRREEELKRNEELFEQLFRNSPLGIAMLNRDSEIVQVNDSFESMFGYSEDEIVGENLDDLIVPESEIEEAKALSDRKTTFTLTKRRKTKSGELIDVFIYGVPVVIDGETIAIYGIYTDITDRIRAEDKVKQSLEEKEILLAEIHHRVKNNLAVITGLLELQFHNLESAEAKSALRDSQMRINSMALIHEKLYQNESLSNIDFGVYIDELVRVIVKSHSKEGVNVNVKMEADPIDLPITKAIPCGLIINEIVTNSMKYAFPADHENPEIAIQLKQKNGGAQILISDNGIGLEKPFEQMGGNSLGTLLIRTLSSQLEAEMDVDGSDGTCYKLSFDLEKS
- a CDS encoding Gfo/Idh/MocA family protein codes for the protein MGKEIKSPFFNKLSRREFVKASSITAGGLLLGSLPLGTSAYAAGSDMLKIALIGCGSRGTGAAANALSSTEGVQLVAMADILEEQLADSYRILSTRYADTDKVNVPEEHKFVGFDGFKDAISLADVVLLTTPTFFRPLHFDEAVHQGKHVFMEKPVAVDPAGVRRVLEAGKKAKEQNLNVVVGLQRRYDMRYRELHRRLQDGQIGEIISGQVYWNQGPFFIRERQPGWSELEHQIRNHFHFIWQAGDQVLDQMIHNIDVANWYLGEHPVTAQGMGGREVRTGKEYGQIFDHNFIEYTYPSGAVISAQCRQIPGVFNIVTERFNGSKGFLSTGGPEGPTIHDRRKNELFRYEGEDDPSPYDHEHVELFDAIRSGNTIDNTEYASISTMTAIMGFMATYSGQFLEWDEALNSDKRMYPHHDLLPEDVTWDTPAPVQPKEDGYYPVPVPGVTEVL